In Peromyscus maniculatus bairdii isolate BWxNUB_F1_BW_parent chromosome 21, HU_Pman_BW_mat_3.1, whole genome shotgun sequence, one DNA window encodes the following:
- the Or11a1 gene encoding olfactory receptor 11A1, with protein MESISTGNQTVTEFILLGFHEVPGLYLPFFSVLTIVYASIITGNMLIVVVVVSSQKLHTPMYFFLVNLSFIEILYTSTVVPKMLEGFLQESAISVAGCLLQFFIFGSLATDECFLLAVMAYDRYLAICHPLRYPLLMGPQWCLGLVLTVWLSGFMVDGLVVALMAQLRFCGPNQIDHFYCDFSPLMVLACSDTRVAQVTTFVLSVVFLTIPFGLVLVSYAQIVVTVLRVPAGARRTKAFSTCSSHLAVVSTFYGTLMVLYIAPSAVHSQLLTKVVALLYTVVTPIFNPVIYTLRNQEVHQALRRLLYCKATEM; from the coding sequence ATGGAAAGCATCTCCACAGGAAACCAAACTGTCACTGAATTTATACTTCTTGGCTTCCATGAAGTCCCTGGGCTATACCTCccattcttttctgttctcaccaTCGTCTACGCCTCCATCATCACAGGGAACATGCTCATTGTAGTGGTGGTGGTCAGCTCCCAGAAGCTTCACACACCTATGTATTTCTTTCTGGTGAACCTGTCCTTCATTGAGATCCTCTATACCTCCACAGTGGTGCCCAAAATGTTGGAGGGCTTCCTACAGGAGTCTGCAATCTCTGTGGCTGGCTGCTTGCTCCAGTTCTTCATCTTTGGCTCTCTGGCTACAGATGAGTGTTTTCTTCTGGCTGTGATGGCATATGATCGCTACCTAGCAATCTGTCACCCGCTAAGATACCCACTCCTGATGGGGCCTCAGTGGTGTCTGGGGTTGGTGCTCACAGTCTGGCTGTCTGGATTCATGGTGGATGGACTAGTTGTTGCTTTGATGGCCCAGCTGAGGTTCTGTGGCCCCAACCAAATTGACCACTTTTACTGTGATTTCTCACCCTTGATGGTCCTGGCCTGCTCAGACACCAGAGTGGCCCAGGTGACCACATTTGTTCTCTCTGTCGTCTTCCTGACGATCCCCTTTGGGCTGGTTctggtttcctatgctcagattGTGGTGACTGTGTTGAGAGTTCCCGCTGGTGCCAGAAGAACAAAAGCTTTCTCTACATGCTCCTCTCACCTGGCTGTGGTGTCCACATTCTATGGAACACTCATGGTCTTGTACATTGCACCCTCTGCTGTCCACTCCCAGCTCCTCACCAAGGTTGTTGCCCTGCTCTACACAGTGGTCACTCCCATCTTCAACCCCGTCATCTATACCTTGAGGAACCAGGAGGTACATCAGGCACTAAGAAGGCTTCTCTACTGCAAAGCAACTGAAATGTGA